A portion of the Paucilactobacillus hokkaidonensis JCM 18461 genome contains these proteins:
- a CDS encoding methionine ABC transporter permease → MGSATWETVWMTLVSIIIVAILGALLGLLLFETSESSSLGARILNWVVAAFVNIFRSIPFIILIVLLLPATQVIMGTIIGPSAALPSLIISAAPFYARLVEIAFHEIDHGVIEASQSMGATRTQIIFKVLLPESMPALVSGITVTAISLIGYTAMAGAIGAGGLGNLAYLDGFQANNNAVTLVATVIIVLIVFICQFIGDLLVKRIDKR, encoded by the coding sequence ATGGGTTCGGCAACTTGGGAAACTGTGTGGATGACATTAGTATCAATTATTATAGTTGCCATTTTAGGAGCGTTACTCGGATTATTATTATTTGAAACTAGTGAAAGTTCATCATTAGGTGCTAGAATCTTGAATTGGGTTGTGGCGGCATTCGTAAATATTTTTCGTTCAATTCCATTCATTATTTTAATCGTATTGCTCTTGCCAGCAACACAGGTAATTATGGGAACCATTATTGGTCCCAGTGCTGCACTACCGTCGTTAATTATTTCTGCGGCTCCGTTTTATGCTCGGTTAGTAGAAATTGCATTTCATGAAATTGATCATGGCGTAATTGAAGCATCTCAATCGATGGGTGCAACTCGGACACAAATTATTTTTAAGGTATTACTACCTGAAAGTATGCCAGCACTAGTTTCTGGCATCACAGTTACAGCGATTTCATTGATTGGTTATACCGCAATGGCTGGTGCAATTGGTGCCGGTGGATTAGGTAATTTAGCTTATTTAGATGGTTTCCAAGCTAATAACAATGCGGTGACACTTGTTGCTACTGTCATCATCGTTTTGATAGTGTTCATTTGTCAGTTTATTGGAGACTTGCTCGTTAAGCGAATTGACAAGCGTTAG
- a CDS encoding methionine ABC transporter ATP-binding protein — protein MIEFKDVSKTFDAKEGQVHAVEDVNLSIPDGKIYGIVGYSGAGKSTLIRMLNGLEFPTTGSVTINGTEISSLSGKPLRDQRLKIGMIFQHFNLLWSRTVLENIEFPLEIAKVPKAERIKKAQHLAELVGLAGREGAYPSELSGGQKQRVGIARALANDPEILLSDEATSALDPQTTDEVLDLLLSINKQLNLTVVVITHEMHVIRKICDQVAVLDAGKIVEQGPVLDVFKHPKQTITKRFVNQETGSSNLDDTTIVVDELLNKYPNGLIVKLTFHGDQAKLPIVSEMLRQFPDVDLSIIEGNIHQTQEGALGSLYIQLIGDNSDSLNGTLDYLKTMRVETEVIKRGQ, from the coding sequence GTGATTGAATTTAAGGATGTTTCTAAAACATTCGATGCTAAAGAAGGACAGGTTCATGCTGTTGAAGATGTTAATTTAAGTATTCCAGATGGTAAAATTTATGGAATTGTCGGTTATTCCGGTGCTGGTAAAAGTACTTTGATTCGAATGCTGAACGGGTTAGAATTTCCCACTACTGGATCTGTAACAATTAATGGAACTGAAATTAGTAGTTTAAGTGGGAAGCCACTGCGAGATCAACGTTTGAAGATTGGAATGATTTTTCAACATTTCAATTTACTATGGTCACGCACAGTTTTAGAAAATATTGAGTTTCCACTGGAAATTGCCAAGGTTCCTAAGGCTGAACGAATAAAAAAAGCACAACATTTGGCTGAACTAGTTGGTCTGGCTGGTCGCGAGGGTGCTTATCCGTCAGAATTATCCGGTGGGCAAAAGCAACGAGTTGGGATTGCTCGAGCACTGGCCAATGATCCAGAGATTTTACTTTCGGATGAAGCGACGAGTGCATTGGATCCACAAACTACTGACGAAGTATTGGATTTATTATTAAGTATCAATAAGCAGTTGAATTTAACCGTGGTGGTTATTACACATGAAATGCATGTCATTCGTAAAATATGTGATCAAGTGGCTGTGTTAGACGCGGGTAAAATCGTAGAACAAGGTCCTGTGTTAGATGTCTTTAAACATCCTAAGCAGACCATCACGAAGCGATTTGTTAATCAAGAAACTGGCAGTAGCAATCTTGATGATACAACAATTGTAGTTGATGAATTGCTTAATAAGTATCCTAATGGACTAATTGTTAAACTTACCTTTCATGGTGATCAGGCTAAATTACCAATCGTTTCAGAGATGTTACGTCAGTTTCCAGATGTTGATTTGAGCATTATTGAAGGAAATATTCACCAAACCCAAGAGGGTGCGCTGGGGTCGTTATACATTCAGTTGATTGGTGATAATTCCGATAGTCTTAATGGGACGTTGGATTACCTTAAAACGATGCGGGTCGAAACGGAGGTGATCAAGCGTGGACAATAA
- a CDS encoding glycine cleavage system protein H: MSETTNYFWTKKQADGTTRVGLNDTGIDDLGKINFADVPAVNTKLTESGPFISVEAEKAVSDLPSPVAGTISLVNPALSAGPEALNSGDSADRWLVDVK; the protein is encoded by the coding sequence ATGAGCGAAACAACTAATTATTTTTGGACGAAAAAGCAAGCCGATGGTACGACCCGAGTAGGATTAAATGATACGGGAATTGACGATTTAGGTAAAATTAACTTTGCAGACGTTCCTGCAGTTAATACTAAATTGACGGAAAGTGGTCCTTTTATTTCGGTTGAAGCAGAAAAGGCAGTTTCCGATTTACCAAGTCCAGTTGCTGGGACCATTAGTTTGGTTAACCCAGCGTTAAGTGCTGGCCCTGAAGCTTTAAATTCTGGTGATTCAGCTGATCGTTGGCTCGTGGATGTTAAATAA
- a CDS encoding FtsW/RodA/SpoVE family cell cycle protein, translating into MQQRTPTREEDSRIDYGIIFCVLLLALIGLASIYVATTHDTTSTSVVRQVVTQLIWYVIGSFAVVIIMQFDSEQLWKVAPIVYWLGIFLMFAILVFYSRSYYVSTGAKSWFAIGPFTFQPSEIMKPAYILMMGRVITVHNNQYATHNVQSDFLLIGKMVLWILPIVISLHFQNDFGTTLVFAAIFGGMLLVSGITWKIIVPGVTAIAALGTTVLTLVATTWGRSILEHVGFQAYQFSRVDTWLHPSQDTSNNGYQLWQSIKAVGSGSVFGTGFNTSKVYVPVRESDMIFSVIGENFGFVGGVLLILLYLLLIYQMIRVTFDTRNEFYAYISTGVIMMILFHVFENIGMSIGLLPLTGIPLPFVSAGGSSLLGNMIGVGIIMSMRYHHHSYMFSNNEQFR; encoded by the coding sequence ATGCAACAAAGAACACCCACGAGAGAAGAAGATTCACGGATTGATTATGGCATTATTTTTTGTGTGTTACTGCTTGCATTGATCGGTTTGGCATCGATTTATGTTGCTACCACACATGACACAACATCTACTAGTGTTGTCCGTCAGGTTGTAACTCAATTAATTTGGTATGTGATTGGATCGTTTGCAGTTGTTATTATTATGCAGTTTGATTCAGAGCAGTTATGGAAGGTTGCACCGATTGTATATTGGTTGGGGATTTTCCTGATGTTTGCGATCTTGGTGTTTTATAGCCGGTCGTATTATGTGAGCACTGGTGCTAAAAGTTGGTTTGCAATTGGGCCGTTCACATTTCAACCCTCTGAAATTATGAAGCCAGCCTATATCTTAATGATGGGGCGGGTCATCACGGTTCATAATAATCAATATGCAACGCATAATGTCCAGTCAGATTTCTTATTAATTGGTAAAATGGTACTCTGGATACTGCCAATTGTAATTTCATTGCATTTTCAAAATGATTTTGGAACAACGTTAGTGTTTGCGGCTATTTTTGGTGGAATGCTATTAGTTTCCGGGATTACCTGGAAAATAATTGTACCTGGAGTTACTGCAATAGCGGCTCTAGGGACAACCGTGTTAACTTTAGTTGCTACTACCTGGGGTCGTAGTATTTTGGAGCACGTTGGGTTTCAAGCCTATCAATTTTCACGAGTTGACACTTGGTTGCACCCTTCGCAAGATACATCGAATAATGGTTATCAGTTGTGGCAAAGTATTAAAGCGGTAGGATCTGGTTCAGTTTTTGGAACTGGATTTAATACCTCAAAAGTTTACGTGCCAGTTCGTGAATCGGATATGATCTTTTCAGTTATTGGTGAAAACTTTGGCTTTGTTGGTGGTGTATTATTAATTCTGTTGTATCTGCTTTTAATTTACCAAATGATTCGCGTCACTTTTGATACACGAAATGAGTTCTATGCTTATATTTCAACCGGTGTTATTATGATGATTTTATTTCATGTGTTTGAAAATATCGGAATGAGTATTGGCTTATTGCCACTTACTGGGATTCCGTTGCCATTCGTCAGTGCCGGAGGTTCATCTTTATTGGGTAATATGATTGGCGTTGGAATTATCATGTCGATGAGATATCATCATCATTCGTACATGTTTAGCAATAATGAACAATTTAGATAA
- a CDS encoding DUF2969 domain-containing protein, with amino-acid sequence MAKKDKTVEVTVKDTMRDQQPIQEVSIGKNVIGEIRPEGDRFIASVDGGESFRARSQEEGLELVLEEYHLHQG; translated from the coding sequence GTGGCCAAAAAAGATAAAACAGTAGAAGTGACAGTCAAGGATACGATGCGTGATCAACAACCAATTCAAGAAGTTTCAATTGGTAAAAATGTTATCGGTGAAATTCGTCCGGAAGGTGATCGTTTCATTGCTAGTGTTGATGGCGGTGAAAGTTTTCGTGCTCGTTCCCAAGAAGAAGGATTAGAATTGGTCCTCGAAGAGTATCACTTGCATCAGGGCTAA
- the yidD gene encoding membrane protein insertion efficiency factor YidD, which yields MLRLIKWMIGWYQRNISAFRPATCRYTPTCSNYMLEATERFGAAGVLMGLARILRCHPFVKGGFDPVPEHFSLLRNKIK from the coding sequence ATGTTGCGGTTGATTAAATGGATGATTGGCTGGTATCAGCGAAATATTTCAGCATTTCGGCCTGCAACTTGTCGCTATACGCCGACGTGCTCTAACTATATGTTAGAAGCAACCGAACGATTTGGTGCCGCGGGTGTATTAATGGGGTTAGCCAGAATTTTACGGTGTCATCCGTTTGTAAAGGGCGGTTTTGATCCGGTACCAGAACATTTTTCTTTATTACGCAATAAAATTAAATAA
- a CDS encoding rod shape-determining protein has protein sequence MAKDIGIDLGTANVLIYVQGKGVVLNEPSVVAVDTKTDKVLAVGSEAYRMVGRTPSNIRAIRPLKDGVISDFDVTQEMLSYFINKLSVKGFMSKPNIMICAPTNITEIERKAIMQAAEQSGGGKVYLEYEPKVAAIGAGLDIFKPSGNMVIDMGGGTSDIAILSLGDIVSSHSLRVAGDKMNSEIVASIKNNHGLVIGEHSAEKIKMEIGTAQKNDDPKTMEVRGRDAMSGMPRSIEIDANEIEEVLHETLQQIVNAAIGVLETVPPELASDIIDRGIMLTGGTALLDGIDQLFSEYLKVPVVVSENPLDNVAKGAGELLERMQKKNKK, from the coding sequence ATGGCAAAAGATATTGGGATTGACCTTGGAACAGCAAATGTGTTGATTTATGTACAAGGAAAAGGTGTAGTACTAAATGAACCATCTGTCGTTGCAGTTGATACAAAGACTGATAAGGTATTAGCAGTAGGGTCGGAGGCTTACCGGATGGTAGGACGAACACCAAGTAATATTCGGGCAATTCGACCACTTAAAGATGGTGTTATTTCAGATTTTGATGTAACTCAGGAAATGTTATCGTATTTTATTAATAAACTGAGTGTGAAAGGGTTTATGTCAAAACCTAACATTATGATTTGTGCACCAACTAATATTACTGAGATTGAGCGTAAAGCGATTATGCAGGCAGCTGAGCAATCAGGCGGTGGTAAGGTTTATTTAGAATATGAACCAAAAGTGGCTGCAATTGGTGCCGGTCTAGATATTTTTAAGCCTAGTGGCAACATGGTTATTGATATGGGTGGTGGAACAAGTGATATTGCTATTTTGTCACTTGGTGATATCGTTTCAAGCCATTCTCTTCGGGTTGCTGGCGATAAGATGAATAGTGAGATTGTTGCAAGTATTAAAAATAATCATGGTCTTGTTATTGGTGAGCATTCAGCTGAAAAAATTAAAATGGAAATTGGGACAGCTCAAAAAAATGATGATCCTAAAACAATGGAAGTTCGTGGACGAGATGCCATGAGTGGAATGCCACGTTCTATTGAGATTGATGCTAATGAAATTGAAGAAGTACTTCATGAAACATTACAACAAATTGTTAATGCGGCAATTGGTGTTTTGGAAACAGTTCCGCCTGAATTAGCTTCAGACATTATCGATCGAGGGATAATGTTAACCGGTGGAACAGCTTTGTTAGATGGAATTGATCAGTTGTTTAGTGAGTACCTTAAAGTTCCAGTCGTGGTTTCAGAAAACCCACTGGACAATGTTGCTAAGGGTGCTGGTGAGTTACTAGAGCGAATGCAGAAAAAGAATAAAAAATAA